A stretch of Roseibium porphyridii DNA encodes these proteins:
- the hypE gene encoding hydrogenase expression/formation protein HypE, with translation MNVAPSDLGRRTGTVDMVHGGGGRAMTELIRDLFQRHLSNPILDQGHDAALLEASSGRLVVSTDGHVISPLFFPGGDIGSLSVHGTLNDVAMAGARPLCLTAGFILEEGFPLADLERIVMSMAAAASEAGVPVATGDTKVVEKGKGDGVFITTTGLGVVPDGVEISVTRAKPGQAILLSGSIGDHGVAILSKRENLEFETEIVSDSNALHTLVADMIEAVPDIAVLRDPTRGGLAATLNELARAAGVGMHLDESAIPVKGDVAAACELLGLDPLHVANEGKLVCLCEQADADRLLSVMRAHPLGRDAAIIGRVTDDEARLVEMETEIGGLRVVDWLSGEQLPRIC, from the coding sequence ATGAATGTCGCGCCATCCGATCTCGGGCGGCGAACGGGCACTGTCGATATGGTGCATGGCGGTGGTGGCCGGGCCATGACTGAGCTCATAAGGGACCTGTTTCAAAGGCATCTAAGCAACCCGATCCTGGATCAGGGCCATGATGCTGCCTTGTTGGAAGCTTCAAGCGGAAGGCTGGTGGTTTCAACGGATGGCCATGTCATCTCACCACTCTTTTTCCCAGGAGGAGACATCGGATCCCTGTCGGTCCACGGAACCTTGAATGACGTGGCGATGGCCGGTGCCAGGCCTCTTTGTCTTACAGCTGGCTTCATCCTTGAAGAAGGGTTTCCCCTTGCCGATCTGGAGCGCATTGTCATGTCCATGGCTGCGGCCGCCAGCGAGGCCGGTGTCCCGGTTGCTACGGGTGACACCAAGGTCGTTGAAAAAGGCAAGGGCGACGGAGTTTTCATCACAACAACGGGATTGGGTGTCGTTCCGGACGGGGTCGAGATATCGGTGACGCGCGCGAAACCTGGCCAGGCGATCCTTCTGTCAGGCTCGATCGGTGACCACGGTGTTGCCATCCTGTCGAAGCGGGAAAACCTGGAATTTGAAACCGAGATTGTGTCTGACAGCAATGCATTGCACACCCTTGTTGCCGATATGATCGAAGCGGTACCGGATATCGCGGTGCTGCGAGACCCGACCCGTGGTGGTCTTGCCGCCACTTTGAACGAACTGGCCAGGGCGGCGGGTGTCGGCATGCATCTCGACGAAAGCGCGATACCGGTCAAGGGCGACGTCGCTGCGGCGTGCGAGTTGCTCGGACTGGACCCGCTTCACGTGGCAAACGAAGGCAAGCTTGTCTGTCTGTGTGAGCAAGCAGATGCCGACAGACTGTTGTCTGTCATGCGGGCGCATCCGCTTGGACGTGACGCCGCGATCATCGGAAGGGTTACGGACGATGAAGCACGGCTTGTCGAAATGGAAACGGAAATTGGAGGTTTGCGGGTCGTAGACTGGCTTTCGGGTGAACAGCTTCCGAGGATTTGCTGA
- the hypA gene encoding hydrogenase maturation nickel metallochaperone HypA — protein sequence MQPNNRPILFETVKWQNPWDRFMHEMSLCENILEIITAQADQQAFSKVKLVRLEVGPLSGVEIEALRFGFDVVMRGSVAEDARLDILCPDATAWCEACETTVPILERYDSCPNCGAVSLKITSGGELRIKEMEVS from the coding sequence GTGCAGCCCAACAACCGTCCTATCCTATTTGAAACGGTTAAATGGCAGAACCCCTGGGATCGCTTCATGCATGAAATGTCTTTGTGTGAGAATATCCTTGAGATCATTACCGCCCAAGCGGATCAACAAGCGTTTTCGAAGGTAAAACTTGTGCGCCTGGAAGTTGGTCCACTGTCGGGCGTTGAGATCGAGGCGTTGCGTTTCGGTTTCGATGTCGTCATGCGCGGCAGTGTTGCTGAAGACGCCAGATTAGACATCCTCTGTCCTGATGCAACGGCCTGGTGTGAGGCTTGCGAAACAACTGTTCCCATTCTCGAACGTTATGATTCCTGTCCGAACTGCGGGGCTGTCAGTTTAAAGATCACCAGCGGTGGCGAGTTGCGGATCAAAGAAATGGAGGTGTCCTGA
- the hypB gene encoding hydrogenase nickel incorporation protein HypB — MCTVCGCGPGETRVEGADKAKPKRDGDHRHTGDQSLRNGSDHHHHYGTGEAGASVPGMSQSRMIQLEQDILSKNNSYANANRRHFAERAIFALNLVSSPGSGKTTLLVETLKRLSKSRHCYVVEGDQQTSNDADRIRETGVTAVQINTGKGCHLDGHMVGHAIEHMSPCDGSLIFIENVGNLVCPAAFDLGEAHKVVILSVTEGEDKPIKYPDMFAAADLMLLNKSDLLPHLDFDVEAAKENALRVNPNITILTVSARTGEGFDHWLTWIKAARTMKLAGHPVLGAAE; from the coding sequence ATGTGTACCGTGTGCGGGTGCGGTCCTGGTGAGACCAGGGTGGAAGGTGCTGACAAGGCGAAGCCCAAGCGCGACGGTGACCATCGGCACACAGGCGATCAATCTCTGAGAAATGGCAGCGATCACCACCACCACTACGGGACAGGTGAAGCCGGTGCGTCCGTGCCCGGAATGAGCCAGTCCCGGATGATCCAGCTTGAACAGGACATCCTGTCAAAAAACAATTCCTATGCCAACGCCAATCGCCGTCACTTCGCCGAGCGGGCGATCTTTGCGCTCAATCTTGTTTCCAGTCCCGGCTCAGGAAAGACAACGCTGCTGGTGGAAACGCTCAAAAGACTGAGTAAATCCCGGCACTGCTACGTCGTTGAGGGAGATCAGCAGACCAGTAACGATGCAGACCGTATTCGAGAGACCGGCGTCACCGCAGTTCAGATAAACACCGGCAAGGGCTGCCATCTTGATGGCCACATGGTCGGTCATGCTATTGAGCATATGTCGCCGTGCGATGGCAGTTTGATCTTCATCGAAAATGTTGGAAATCTTGTTTGTCCGGCTGCCTTTGACCTGGGCGAAGCCCACAAAGTCGTGATCTTGTCTGTCACCGAGGGCGAGGACAAACCGATCAAATACCCGGACATGTTCGCCGCTGCTGACCTGATGCTTCTGAATAAATCTGACTTGCTGCCGCATCTCGATTTTGACGTGGAAGCAGCCAAGGAGAATGCCCTCAGGGTCAATCCGAACATCACTATCCTGACGGTTTCGGCTCGTACGGGCGAGGGTTTCGACCATTGGCTTACCTGGATCAAGGCGGCTCGCACCATGAAGCTGGCCGGACATCCGGTTCTCGGCGCAGCGGAATAG
- a CDS encoding lyase family protein, which produces MSVSLFSSPVYADLFADEELARLLSDDSDVAHFIVFEQALAVVQGRLGIIPAIAAAEIETKLAHARVDPARLAPGTQAAGVPVPALVTELRELVGQDAGAWLHWGATSQDVMDTAMMMQAKAVFGILSARLAKLLDTLQRQSNRHAGVLMAGRTRSQVSTPITLGYRIAQWAHPLIDAEAALPELRHGALKVQFGGASGTNNAIYPDGPAVSKALSQELGLADSPSWHVNRTPLLKISSWLVQLTAALSKMAQDLVLLGRSDIGEVTSGAGGGSSTMPQKSNPVQAETIQVLHQLSITAEHGLIIAANPAEERDGAKWPLEWHCLPQLFLCTGRSLQHAQALAESLTPRPDGLSGTIDANPAIMAEAASFALAKAGISRAVAKETVAAASTDNIPFTEALSNRSSVEINWPETLDPITAIRPAQEMAKQIFSRRQHQSTD; this is translated from the coding sequence ATGTCTGTTTCCCTCTTTTCAAGCCCCGTTTATGCTGATCTCTTTGCCGACGAGGAACTCGCTCGGCTTTTGAGTGACGACAGCGACGTCGCGCATTTCATTGTGTTTGAGCAGGCCCTGGCAGTAGTTCAGGGAAGACTCGGGATCATTCCTGCAATCGCGGCCGCCGAAATCGAGACGAAACTGGCTCATGCACGGGTCGATCCGGCCAGGCTTGCGCCTGGGACGCAAGCTGCGGGCGTTCCGGTACCGGCTCTTGTGACCGAGTTACGTGAGTTGGTTGGTCAGGATGCAGGCGCATGGCTCCATTGGGGCGCGACGAGCCAGGACGTCATGGACACTGCGATGATGATGCAGGCCAAAGCCGTCTTCGGGATCCTTTCAGCCCGGCTGGCGAAACTGCTTGATACGCTGCAAAGACAAAGTAACAGACATGCCGGCGTGCTCATGGCGGGCAGAACCCGGAGCCAGGTTTCTACCCCAATCACGCTCGGTTACCGAATTGCGCAATGGGCGCATCCACTGATTGACGCTGAAGCTGCGTTGCCGGAGCTTCGTCACGGTGCGCTAAAAGTTCAGTTCGGCGGAGCGTCAGGCACCAACAACGCCATTTATCCTGATGGACCAGCGGTTTCAAAGGCTCTATCGCAGGAACTTGGGCTTGCAGATTCTCCCTCTTGGCATGTCAACCGAACGCCGTTGCTCAAGATCTCCAGCTGGCTCGTACAATTGACGGCCGCCCTGTCAAAAATGGCCCAGGACCTGGTGCTTCTTGGACGCAGCGACATTGGAGAGGTCACGAGCGGCGCCGGTGGCGGCTCTTCGACCATGCCGCAAAAATCCAACCCTGTGCAGGCCGAAACCATTCAAGTGCTCCATCAGTTGAGCATCACAGCAGAACACGGCCTCATCATCGCTGCCAATCCCGCCGAGGAACGCGACGGTGCGAAATGGCCGCTGGAATGGCACTGTCTTCCACAGCTGTTCCTGTGCACCGGCCGGTCACTTCAGCATGCACAAGCTCTCGCCGAGAGTCTGACGCCCCGGCCCGACGGACTTTCCGGAACAATCGACGCCAATCCAGCCATCATGGCGGAAGCTGCCAGTTTCGCATTGGCCAAAGCAGGTATTTCACGAGCTGTTGCCAAGGAAACTGTTGCTGCGGCAAGCACTGACAACATCCCGTTCACGGAAGCCCTGTCCAATCGCAGTTCTGTCGAAATCAACTGGCCGGAAACACTGGACCCGATTACAGCAATCCGGCCAGCACAAGAAATGGCGAAACAGATTTTTTCGCGCCGCCAGCACCAATCGACGGACTAA
- a CDS encoding HypC/HybG/HupF family hydrogenase formation chaperone: MCLAIPAKVTELLDDAMAIVALEGIKKKISTALVEDLSVGDYVLVHVGYALHKVSPEEASRTLSLMAEAGVLQEELEEIAETSK, from the coding sequence ATGTGTCTTGCTATCCCAGCGAAAGTCACAGAACTACTCGACGACGCAATGGCGATCGTCGCCCTGGAAGGGATCAAGAAGAAGATATCTACGGCACTGGTCGAGGACTTGTCCGTCGGCGACTACGTGCTGGTTCATGTGGGCTATGCGCTCCACAAGGTCAGTCCGGAGGAAGCAAGCCGGACGCTCTCGCTCATGGCGGAGGCCGGTGTGCTTCAGGAGGAGCTTGAAGAAATCGCGGAGACATCCAAATGA
- a CDS encoding thiolase family protein has protein sequence MNEHRRAVIVAARRTAVAPRGGALSHLQADELAAPVLKALVKDAAIPLDRVDHVVLGNALYGGGNPARLAALRAGLPESVPSLTLDTQCCSGLDAILTGAQLIEAGAADCVLAGGTESFSRAPIRMRRPTASGEKAVPYDRPAFAPPPFEDPDLSNAAAKLAVRYGLTRKAQTLFAQTSHAKALSAAPKLEQHFVSDNALMPGCDGFTRPLNIRTGLRAPVLAGTEEFGLSAATIACEADGAAGVLLMSDQMASALSCPGLRILGGMRRGGDPGDPALVPVAAAKALLSKLNMTVADLTAVELMEAYASQAMATQEDLSLDPARLNLLGGALARGHPIGASGAILVVQLFEVFRTQKNATEAAQSRAMALIAAAGGLSSAMVVERF, from the coding sequence GTGAACGAACATCGGCGAGCGGTCATCGTTGCTGCGAGACGGACTGCGGTTGCCCCGCGAGGAGGAGCTCTGTCTCACTTGCAAGCCGATGAATTGGCAGCGCCGGTGTTGAAAGCGCTCGTAAAAGATGCGGCCATTCCACTGGACCGGGTGGACCACGTGGTTCTGGGCAATGCCCTTTATGGCGGCGGCAATCCAGCCCGGCTTGCTGCGCTCAGGGCCGGTCTTCCGGAATCGGTCCCGTCATTGACGCTGGATACGCAATGCTGCTCCGGTCTTGATGCCATATTGACCGGAGCTCAGTTGATCGAGGCGGGTGCGGCTGACTGTGTGCTGGCTGGCGGAACGGAAAGCTTCAGCCGAGCTCCGATAAGAATGCGTCGTCCGACAGCGTCCGGCGAAAAGGCTGTCCCTTATGACCGCCCGGCATTTGCTCCACCGCCTTTTGAAGACCCGGATCTTTCGAATGCAGCAGCAAAGCTGGCTGTCAGGTATGGTCTGACGCGAAAGGCACAGACTCTATTTGCGCAGACCTCGCATGCAAAAGCGCTGAGTGCCGCGCCGAAGCTTGAGCAGCATTTTGTTTCCGACAATGCCTTGATGCCGGGGTGTGATGGTTTCACCCGCCCGTTGAACATTCGAACCGGGTTGCGGGCGCCGGTGCTTGCAGGGACCGAAGAATTCGGGCTCAGCGCAGCGACAATCGCCTGCGAGGCCGACGGAGCTGCCGGCGTTTTGTTGATGTCGGACCAAATGGCATCCGCCTTGTCATGCCCTGGTCTGCGCATCCTGGGTGGGATGAGAAGGGGCGGCGACCCTGGCGACCCCGCTCTCGTACCTGTTGCGGCGGCGAAGGCATTGTTGTCGAAGCTCAACATGACAGTGGCGGACTTAACCGCTGTTGAACTGATGGAAGCTTATGCGTCTCAAGCCATGGCGACGCAGGAAGATCTTTCGCTGGATCCGGCCCGTTTGAACCTACTGGGTGGAGCGTTGGCCAGAGGGCATCCAATTGGCGCATCGGGAGCAATTTTGGTCGTTCAATTGTTCGAAGTATTCAGAACCCAGAAAAACGCTACGGAAGCTGCCCAAAGCCGCGCCATGGCGCTGATTGCGGCAGCCGGTGGTTTGAGCTCAGCAATGGTCGTTGAACGGTTCTGA
- the hypF gene encoding carbamoyltransferase HypF, whose amino-acid sequence MHATRVRVTGLVQGVGFRPFVWHLAEEEGLSGKVWNDAAGVLATVCGPEDAIIRFLCRLRAEAPPLARIDDIRSEPDTSVLDDAFAGFQIVTSIAGEVKTGIVPDAATCPDCLSETFDPKSRRFRYPFTNCTHCGPRLSIVSAIPYDRENTSMASFVMCSQCQAEYEAPADRRFHAQPNACPQCGPRVWIEQSGSEVGTSDPIKTIARRIEKGEIAAVKGIGGFHLAVDASNSQAVETLRTRKNRPRKPLAIMARDLDQVRTYCDVGEEEADLLTAAAAPIVLLKSKQNTALASGLAPGTDRLGVMLPSSPLHHLLMSELRRPIVLTSGNLSEEPQATKNAEARETLGHIADAYLMHDRPIVNRLDDSLVRVSRSGKAVLRRARGFAPAPIRLGEELRQSSVPVLAMGGELKSTFCFLRNGQAIVSQHMGDLENRRTLEDFQKTLALYRRIYDFDPQLIAIDSHIDYLSTQLGHRLAAETGAELTEVQHHHAHFAACLAEAGVSPEDEASLAIVLDGSGLGTDKTIWGGELLVGGYKHFERVAHFRPVALPGGTAAIREPWRNLYAHLQAAFGSDQAFEICDSVFGDRFAGRNLSILDRMIAKGLNAPLSSSAGRMFDAVAAALDVCAQRQSFEGETGLTLEAMARPFASIEEGYPIDIDGGETKIFTWKPLWATLLKDLQAGVDRGRISARFHVGLINALSKCCLQIAQERKVKRIVLSGGVMQNELLLDGLAERLRNTGMEVILPRELPSNDGGISLGQAVIAAIRAEI is encoded by the coding sequence ATGCACGCTACGCGAGTTCGCGTTACAGGACTTGTGCAGGGTGTCGGTTTCCGTCCATTTGTTTGGCATCTGGCTGAAGAAGAAGGTCTCAGCGGTAAGGTCTGGAATGATGCGGCGGGAGTCTTGGCAACAGTATGCGGGCCGGAAGACGCCATTATTAGGTTTCTCTGCAGGCTGCGCGCAGAAGCTCCACCCTTGGCCCGGATTGACGACATTAGATCGGAACCCGACACATCCGTTCTCGACGACGCTTTCGCCGGATTTCAAATTGTCACAAGCATCGCAGGAGAGGTGAAAACCGGCATCGTACCGGATGCGGCCACCTGCCCGGACTGTCTGAGCGAAACGTTCGACCCTAAGAGCAGACGTTTCCGTTACCCGTTCACGAACTGCACCCATTGTGGACCACGGCTATCGATTGTCAGCGCCATTCCCTATGACCGTGAAAATACGTCAATGGCGTCCTTTGTCATGTGCAGCCAATGTCAGGCAGAATATGAGGCACCTGCCGACCGGAGGTTCCATGCTCAGCCGAATGCGTGTCCACAGTGCGGGCCCAGGGTTTGGATTGAACAGTCAGGCAGCGAAGTTGGCACGTCTGATCCGATAAAGACGATCGCACGGCGAATTGAAAAGGGCGAGATTGCTGCCGTAAAAGGCATTGGTGGGTTTCATCTGGCTGTTGACGCGAGCAACAGCCAGGCTGTCGAGACGCTGCGAACACGAAAGAATAGACCCCGAAAACCGCTGGCAATCATGGCAAGGGACCTTGATCAGGTTCGGACCTATTGTGATGTTGGTGAAGAAGAAGCGGATTTGCTGACCGCAGCCGCAGCACCTATCGTCCTCCTTAAATCAAAGCAAAATACGGCCCTTGCTTCAGGACTTGCACCGGGAACTGATCGTCTTGGTGTGATGCTGCCTTCTTCGCCTTTGCACCATCTCTTGATGTCGGAACTGCGCAGGCCAATTGTTCTGACCTCAGGCAATTTGTCCGAGGAGCCTCAGGCAACCAAAAATGCAGAGGCCCGCGAGACGCTCGGCCATATTGCCGACGCGTATCTCATGCACGACCGGCCGATCGTGAACCGGCTTGATGACAGTCTCGTCCGGGTGTCCCGGTCCGGCAAAGCCGTCTTGCGCCGCGCCAGGGGATTTGCACCCGCTCCGATCCGCCTGGGAGAGGAGCTCAGGCAATCGTCAGTACCAGTTCTGGCAATGGGTGGAGAGCTTAAGTCGACATTCTGTTTTCTCCGCAATGGGCAGGCAATTGTCTCCCAACACATGGGCGACCTGGAAAACCGCCGGACGCTTGAAGACTTTCAAAAAACGCTCGCGCTTTATCGGCGAATTTACGATTTTGACCCTCAACTGATCGCGATTGACAGTCATATCGACTATTTGTCCACCCAACTCGGCCACAGGTTGGCGGCGGAGACGGGAGCCGAGTTGACCGAAGTTCAGCACCATCATGCGCATTTTGCCGCCTGCCTCGCTGAAGCCGGTGTTTCCCCCGAAGATGAAGCATCACTTGCAATTGTTCTGGACGGATCTGGCCTGGGCACTGACAAGACAATTTGGGGCGGTGAGTTGTTGGTCGGCGGCTACAAACATTTTGAACGCGTCGCACATTTTCGGCCTGTTGCTTTACCCGGGGGCACCGCGGCCATACGTGAACCCTGGCGTAATCTTTATGCACATTTGCAAGCCGCCTTCGGTTCAGACCAGGCATTTGAAATCTGCGACAGCGTTTTCGGTGACCGGTTCGCGGGCAGGAACCTGTCCATCTTGGACCGGATGATCGCCAAGGGCTTGAACGCGCCACTGTCGTCCTCAGCGGGCCGGATGTTTGATGCAGTCGCTGCTGCATTGGATGTTTGCGCGCAGAGGCAAAGCTTTGAGGGCGAAACGGGTCTGACGCTGGAAGCGATGGCCCGGCCATTCGCCTCCATTGAAGAGGGTTATCCGATCGATATCGATGGCGGTGAAACGAAGATTTTCACCTGGAAGCCCCTTTGGGCAACTCTTCTCAAGGATCTTCAAGCAGGTGTCGACAGGGGCAGGATATCAGCAAGGTTTCACGTTGGCCTGATCAACGCGCTCAGCAAGTGCTGCCTGCAAATAGCCCAAGAGCGGAAAGTGAAACGCATTGTCCTTTCTGGGGGTGTCATGCAGAACGAGTTGTTGCTGGATGGATTGGCAGAAAGATTGCGGAACACAGGTATGGAAGTGATCTTGCCTAGAGAACTCCCGTCAAATGACGGTGGCATCTCTCTGGGCCAGGCTGTCATTGCCGCGATCAGGGCCGAGATCTGA
- the hypD gene encoding hydrogenase formation protein HypD, giving the protein MKYADEFRDRDLAKSIALGIRQEAHPGRTYNLMEFCGGHTHAIFRYGVKDLMPENVRFVHGPGCPVCVLPVRRLDDAVEIAERHGVILCTYGDMMRVPGTKQRSLIRAKADGADIRMVYSTMDALKIARDNPGRQVVFFAIGFETTTPPTAVAIKQARKEGLSNFSVFCNHVLTPSAIGHILASPEVRDLGTVRIDGFLGPSHVSSVIGSEPYEFFAEEFGKPVVIAGFEPLDVMQSTLMLIRQINEGRHHVENEYTRVVTREGNLKAQDLVSKVFELRQSFEWRGLGKVPYSALKIRKDFAEFDAEKRFEVSEKVSREVKSCECPAILRGVKKPTDCKLFGTVCTPDNPMGSCMVSSEGACAAYWTYGRYRDKARSPRREVAA; this is encoded by the coding sequence ATGAAGTATGCCGATGAGTTTCGCGACCGGGATCTTGCGAAGTCCATAGCCCTGGGCATTCGTCAGGAAGCTCACCCGGGACGGACCTACAATCTCATGGAGTTCTGCGGTGGACACACACACGCGATCTTCCGGTACGGCGTCAAAGACTTGATGCCGGAGAATGTTCGTTTTGTTCATGGACCCGGCTGCCCGGTCTGCGTTCTACCTGTTCGGCGCTTGGATGACGCCGTGGAAATCGCGGAGCGCCATGGCGTCATTCTGTGCACCTATGGTGACATGATGCGCGTTCCCGGAACAAAGCAACGCAGCCTCATCAGGGCGAAAGCGGATGGCGCCGACATTCGCATGGTCTATTCGACGATGGACGCGCTCAAAATTGCCCGCGACAATCCTGGTCGGCAGGTTGTCTTTTTCGCGATTGGTTTTGAAACCACAACGCCTCCGACGGCAGTCGCCATAAAACAGGCGCGGAAAGAGGGACTGTCCAATTTTTCAGTCTTTTGCAATCACGTTCTGACCCCGTCCGCGATTGGGCATATTCTGGCATCGCCGGAAGTGCGGGATCTTGGAACCGTCCGGATTGACGGTTTTCTAGGCCCCTCTCACGTCAGCTCAGTAATCGGATCTGAACCTTATGAGTTTTTCGCCGAGGAGTTCGGCAAACCGGTGGTGATCGCCGGTTTCGAACCTTTGGACGTGATGCAGTCCACTTTGATGCTCATTCGCCAGATCAACGAAGGTCGTCATCACGTCGAGAATGAGTATACGCGTGTCGTTACCCGTGAAGGAAATCTGAAAGCTCAAGATCTCGTTTCAAAGGTATTCGAGTTGCGCCAGAGTTTCGAGTGGCGTGGCCTCGGCAAAGTGCCCTATAGCGCATTGAAAATACGAAAAGACTTCGCGGAATTCGATGCAGAAAAGCGTTTCGAAGTTTCGGAAAAAGTCTCGCGTGAAGTAAAATCCTGTGAATGTCCAGCTATCTTGCGCGGTGTCAAAAAGCCGACGGACTGTAAGCTTTTCGGAACCGTATGCACACCGGACAATCCGATGGGGTCCTGTATGGTTTCCTCAGAAGGGGCCTGCGCTGCTTATTGGACATATGGTCGGTATCGCGACAAGGCACGTTCGCCCCGGCGGGAGGTGGCAGCATGA
- a CDS encoding hydrogenase maturation protein → MRILLLCHGFNSLTQRLFCDLSAAGHEVSVEFDINDAVTEEAVGLYKPEVLIAPFLKRAIPATVYENLQCFVVHPGPPGDRGPNALDWAVLDNAETWGVTVLQAVAELDAGPVWASRSFALRPASKSSLYRNEVAEAAVSAVFEALGKIGCGQFPEQIVEDAFYWRPSVRQADRKIDWQNDETETVLRKIRSADGMPGLRDKVFGENVFLYDARLCREVLEDAIEPGTVILRSGPAIAIKTVDGAVWIGHVRKASGDAVKLPMTRSFAKQSSALPDVPGGYRDIAYEIIGDVGYLCFDFYNGAMGTDDCRRLLRAFQAAVASDVKVLVLMGGPDHWSNGLNLNLIEAAESPAEESWANIQAMDDLAEAIIRTTDKWIISAMGGNAGAGGVFLARAADEVWISTGVVLNPHYKDMGNLYGSEYWTYLLPKYAGAENARKIAQARLPMGAREAVSLGLADRLFDDAPGTFKDAVTAAANELAGENLTERLSEKRKGREQDELSKPLASYRASELEHMHKNFFGFDPSYHVARYNFVRKVPKSRTPLTLAIHRKGKSKRRLQTSVVGPAPEVLRPEVKSHRWQD, encoded by the coding sequence ATGAGGATCCTCCTTCTCTGCCACGGCTTCAATTCGCTGACGCAGAGACTGTTCTGCGATCTCAGTGCGGCCGGGCATGAGGTTTCGGTCGAATTCGATATCAATGATGCGGTGACGGAAGAAGCCGTGGGCTTGTACAAGCCGGAGGTTTTGATTGCACCGTTTTTGAAACGGGCAATTCCTGCAACGGTCTACGAAAACCTGCAGTGTTTCGTTGTTCATCCAGGGCCGCCGGGAGACCGCGGACCGAATGCGCTTGATTGGGCTGTTCTTGACAATGCCGAGACATGGGGCGTGACTGTGCTTCAGGCCGTGGCTGAACTGGATGCCGGCCCTGTCTGGGCCAGTCGCTCTTTCGCGCTGAGGCCGGCCTCAAAATCGAGTCTCTACCGCAACGAGGTCGCGGAGGCCGCGGTGTCAGCGGTCTTTGAAGCCCTTGGAAAGATCGGATGCGGGCAATTTCCCGAACAGATCGTTGAAGATGCCTTCTACTGGCGGCCTTCGGTGCGCCAGGCGGACAGGAAGATCGATTGGCAGAACGACGAAACTGAAACAGTTCTGCGGAAGATCCGCTCGGCTGATGGGATGCCAGGATTACGGGACAAAGTTTTTGGTGAAAATGTCTTTCTCTATGATGCGAGGCTGTGCCGTGAGGTCCTGGAGGATGCGATTGAACCAGGGACTGTGATATTGCGATCAGGTCCGGCGATTGCGATCAAGACTGTCGATGGAGCCGTCTGGATCGGCCATGTCCGCAAAGCTTCCGGAGACGCGGTCAAATTGCCGATGACCAGGAGCTTTGCAAAGCAATCAAGTGCGTTGCCCGATGTGCCTGGCGGCTATCGCGACATCGCTTATGAGATCATCGGTGATGTCGGCTACCTGTGCTTTGATTTTTATAATGGTGCGATGGGGACTGATGATTGCCGGCGGCTTCTGAGGGCCTTTCAGGCAGCTGTTGCCAGCGACGTGAAAGTGCTGGTTCTGATGGGCGGACCGGATCACTGGTCGAATGGTCTCAATCTCAATCTGATTGAAGCGGCGGAAAGTCCTGCTGAAGAAAGCTGGGCCAATATCCAGGCGATGGACGACCTCGCCGAAGCAATCATCAGGACAACAGACAAGTGGATCATTTCAGCGATGGGTGGCAATGCGGGGGCGGGAGGCGTGTTTCTGGCCCGGGCGGCGGATGAAGTCTGGATCAGCACAGGCGTAGTGCTCAACCCGCATTACAAGGATATGGGCAACCTCTATGGCTCGGAATACTGGACCTACCTGCTCCCGAAATATGCCGGTGCGGAGAATGCCAGAAAGATAGCACAAGCGCGCCTGCCAATGGGAGCACGTGAAGCGGTCTCATTGGGTCTGGCTGACAGGCTGTTTGACGATGCTCCCGGCACTTTCAAGGATGCGGTAACCGCTGCGGCAAATGAGCTGGCCGGCGAGAACCTGACTGAACGCTTAAGTGAAAAAAGAAAAGGGCGCGAGCAAGATGAACTGTCGAAGCCACTTGCATCCTATCGCGCGAGCGAATTGGAGCACATGCACAAAAACTTCTTTGGTTTCGATCCCAGCTATCATGTGGCCAGATACAATTTTGTCCGGAAGGTACCGAAATCGCGGACCCCACTGACACTTGCCATTCATCGCAAGGGTAAATCCAAGCGTCGACTGCAAACGTCCGTGGTCGGACCGGCTCCCGAAGTGTTGAGACCGGAAGTGAAATCACACCGCTGGCAGGACTGA